The Pyxidicoccus sp. MSG2 DNA segment CCCACCGGCCGGCGGCCGCATTCTCCGGCGGGATGCAGCGGCGCCTCGGCATCGCCCAGGCGCTGCTCAACGACCCCGACATCCTCATCGTCGACGAGCCCACCGCGGGGCTCGACCCCGAGGAGCGCCTGCGCTTCCGGAACCTGCTCGCCGAGCTCGGCTTCCGCAAGCTGGTCCTCCTCTCGACCCACATCGTCTCCGACGTGGAGAGCATCGCGAGCCAGCTCGCCATCCTGCGCGCGGGGCGGCTCATCGCCTTCGAGACGCCTGAGGCGATCCTCCAGAACGCCCGGGGGCAGATCTGGTCGGCCCAGGTCGCGGACGGGGAGTACGCGGAGCTGCGCGCTCGCGTGCACGTCCTGCAGGCTCAGCGTCAGGGCAGCGGCCGCATCGCTCTGCGCATCGCGCATGCGCAGCCGCCTTGCCCTGGCGCCCTGGCGGCCGAGCCCAGCCTCGAGGAGGCGCTGATGGCCCAGCGATACGCGGTGCAGGAGCGGGCAGCATGAATGGCCACCTGCTCAAGACGATGGCGCGGCTGGAGATGCGCCTGCGCATGCGGCGCCTGTCCAGCCTCGTGGCGCTGCTCGCGGTGGTCGCCCTCAGCTGGATGATGATCCCAGCCCCCACGGGCGGCGAGACGTTGATGGCCGTGGGCGAGGCGCGCGTGCGCTACACCAGCTCCGCGCTGGCGCTGGGCAGCGCCTCGCTCGGAGGACTGCTGTTCGGGCTCGTCGGCTTCTTCCTCCTGCGTGGACGCATCGGCGAGGACCTGCGCACCGGCACGGGCGGGGTGATTGCCGCGACGCCGGTGGGCAACGGCCAGTTCCTGTTCGCGCGGTGGCTGGGAGGCGTCGCCTCTCTCGGTGCGCTCGTCGTCGCCTTCATGACCGCCACGATGGTGCTCGATCTCCTGCGCGGCGAGGGGCCGCTCCAGCCGTTGATCTACCTGTACACCTTTGGCCTGCTGCTGCTGCCGACCGTGTTCTTCGCCGCCAGCTGCGCGGTGCTGTTCGACAGCTGGGCGCCCCTGATGGGCAAGCGCGGCGACATCCTGTTCTTCATCCTCTGGGTGGCGTTGCTGTCGCTCTCGTCGCAGCTCGACGCCAGCGCCCCTGAGGGCGTGGGCATCCAGGTCCTCGACTTCCTGGGCGTCGCGGCCGGAATGGCAAGGCTGCAGGCCATCCTGCACACGAGCCAGGTTTCCCTGGGCATGGCCTCGTTCGATGCGAGCCTCCCGCCAATCACCCTGCCCGACCTGCTGTGGACCCGGTCGGCCCTCCTGGCGCGCACGGGCTCCGCTGTACTGGCCCTGCTGCCGCTGCTGCCCGCGACGGTGCTGTTCCACCGCTTCTCGCCGGACCGCGTGAAGGACCGCCAGTCGCGCAAGCGCCGCTCCCCCCTCGAGGTCATCAACGGGCGACTCCGATCGCTCACGAAGCTGGTGCGGCCGATGTTCCGTCTGGCTTCCCTGTTGCCTGGCTCTTCAGGGCAGATGGTCGCCGAGGTCGCGTTGACCTTGACGGTCTCCCCCTCGTCAATCGCCGCGCTGCTGCTGTCCCTGGCCGCGTCTCTGGTGCTTCCCGCCGACAAGCTCGCTGCCGTCCTGTCGGCGGCAGTGGCCTTCTGGGCGATCCTCGTCAGCGAGGTCAGCACGCGCGACCACCAGTCGGGCACGCCGCTGCTGACGGGTGCCGTCCAGGGCGGTATCCCGATGCGCTACGTGCGCCAGCTCGCCGCCACCTTCGTCCTCGGCCTGCTCTTCATGGGCGCAATCGCGGTGCGCTGGGCGTCGGCCGATCCGGTACGCGCCTGCGCCGTGGTCGTGGGCACCTTCAGTCTGAGCGCGCTCGCCAGCCTGTTGGGCCGTTGCACGAACACCCCGCGGACCTTCCTGGCGCTGTTCCTGTTCGGCTTCTATGTCGCGCTCAACGCCACGCAGGTTCCCATGCTCGACATGGTTGGCTTCAACGGAGTGGCCACGGCTGGGTCGGTGCTAGGAACTCTGGCGTTCGGTCTGACCGTCATGGTGGCCGGGGCTGTGAGGAATGAGCCCCGCGGATTTGGACCGATTGGTCGTTGGCTGTCGATGCGAGCTTGAATGTGCCCTCGGTGTGCCCTCCGGCGTCTCTGACCGATGCGGCGTGGAGCTGGAGGGGCACGGACCGGTCAAGCTCATGGTTCATGCCTCAAAGATGTAAGAACCATGATGATTCATCTCCAACTCGATTGCACATGCTGCGCCTGGTGGCCCGTTGTCGAAAAGGCCCCTGGCGCCGAGCACCGGACGGCCCCGGGGCAGACACTCCTCCCGGCAGACTCCGCACCATGTCCCCTTCCCTCGCAGCACGGCCGCAACCGTTGTTCGGGATGCTCATCGCACTGACGCTGCTCTCGTGTCAGACGTCCTCCGCGCCAGAGAATGACTCGCCGGGCGCGGCGGTCTCGGCGCCTCCCGAAACCAGCGTTCCCTTCGACGTGTCCGCCGTGATTCGGCAGGTCCACTTCGCCTTCCGGCCCGACGGCGCGGGCTGGAGTGGCGGACACACCACCTACGGGGTGCGCGCGGGGGTGGACGGGCTGACGCTCACTCCTGTGTCACATCCACGCGTCACACGAGGGGAGGTCTCCGCCCAGCGCGCCCGTGACACCGGCGCGGTCGTGAAGGGCGCGCCCCTCTCGCTCGGCGCCATGCGCTGGCATCGCGGGTCCCGGCCCGCTCCAGCGGGCGAGGTCCAGGGACGGCTGGAACAGGCCGGCCATCTCGCCCTCACGCGAGAAGGCTTCGTTGAAACGATTCGAAACACGGAGGAAGGCGTCCGGCAGGAGTGGGGCTTTTCCTCCGAACCTGGAGGGAGAGGCGACCTGACGCTGGCACTGTCCGCGAAGGGCCTGGCGTATTCCGGAGACAGCGCATCGGGACTCCACTTCAAGGATGCGCGCACGGGCCTGGGCTTCCGCTATGGCCACACGGCCTGGGTAGAGGCCTCGGGTCGGAGCACGCCGCTCCAGGCGCGGTA contains these protein-coding regions:
- a CDS encoding ABC transporter ATP-binding protein codes for the protein MLEVRNVVKTYGRAVTAVADVSLTLERGVVGLIGHNGAGKTTLMQMIATLTRPTRGQILFDGVDLVKNPEAIRRRLGFLPQEFGVYPNLTALEFMQYFAALKGVRDPARIRHLLELVNLHDQAHRPAAAFSGGMQRRLGIAQALLNDPDILIVDEPTAGLDPEERLRFRNLLAELGFRKLVLLSTHIVSDVESIASQLAILRAGRLIAFETPEAILQNARGQIWSAQVADGEYAELRARVHVLQAQRQGSGRIALRIAHAQPPCPGALAAEPSLEEALMAQRYAVQERAA